The Artemia franciscana chromosome 11, ASM3288406v1, whole genome shotgun sequence genome has a segment encoding these proteins:
- the LOC136032779 gene encoding lipid droplet-regulating VLDL assembly factor AUP1-like yields the protein MVSLLKRKMHNSEKSLVLYPECATTNGKKGMLRFSSFAFCINDVVYPVAVQVSRPPFLSILPSVLDSTLISDLFWILFTPYTKYSFRYLPSVRKQEGEEVEHFAKRTQELIASTLDLTITDFLLSDKVELIKRQRIDRETARRRREGAGGRAFNRRILSMADQVKEILPHVPLNVIIADLRRTRSVDITIANILVGSVPFTPEPVPEPVSARPSTSASSGSSPFSQLSLKASGPTTTVFPSDFHKKTDDRQMSLQERKARFLDNARRAYIEKRGLKIPGYNC from the exons ATGGTATCACTACTAAAACGGAAAATGCACAATTCTGAAAAGTCTCTAGTTTTATACCCTGAATGTGCAACAACTAATGGAAAGAAGGGGATGCTTAG attcTCGTCGTTTGCGTTTTGCATCAATGATGTTGTGTATCCCGTTGCAGTTCAAGTTAGTCGACCTCCTTTTTTGTCGATTTTGCCATCTGTTCTTGATAGTACACTAATTTCAGACCTGTTTTGGATTCTCTTCACACCCTATACTAAGTATTCTTTCCG GTACCTACCGTCGGTTCGAAAACAGGAAGGAGAAGAGGTAGAACATTTTGCCAAACGTACGCAAGAATTAATTGCTTCAACCTTGGATTTAACCATTACCGATTTTCTTCTCAGTGATAAG gtGGAGCTTATTAAAAGACAACGAATTGATCGAGAAACggcaagaagaagaagagaaggAGCAGGTGGTCGGGCTTTCAACAGGCGAATTCTCTCTATGGCAGACCAAGTCAAGGAAATCCTCCCGCACGTTCCTCTAAATGTTATTATAGCAGATCTTA GGCGGACACGATCAGTCGATATTACTATAGCTAATATCCTAGTTGGCTCCGTCCCTTTCACGCCTGAGCCGGTTCCTGAACCAGTTTCTGCTCGACCTTCGACGTCAGCTTCCTCGGGCTCTTCTCCGTTTTCGCAACTTTCTTTGAAG GCTTCTGGACCTACAACAACTGTATTCCCATCGGACTTCCATAAAAAAACTGATGATCGACAAATGTCTCTCCAGGAACGGAAGGCTCGATTCCTAGACAATGCTAGGCGGGCGTACATTGAAAAACGTGGACTGAAGATACCTGGCTACAATTGCTAA